A genomic stretch from Argiope bruennichi chromosome 2, qqArgBrue1.1, whole genome shotgun sequence includes:
- the LOC129961836 gene encoding gamma-interferon-inducible lysosomal thiol reductase-like yields MGCLFWVVGLLGLIFAETIQAEEQVQLSVYYEALCPDSNDFFHLHLAPTYEKLSSYLSIDLIPYGNAYYRGQHDNYSFNCQHGPEECYGNMVQTCYIELVNNTESQIKFVNCAFDVRYQRKVMERCIEDLDLRRQVKKCVTSPMGMNLEYQMAKKTDALNPPHTFIPWITVSGKGSNEINNRATENLMSVVCDELNEPKPEACRRNKWNIWKTFRSNYL; encoded by the exons GCTGAGGAACAAGTACAATTAAGCGTCTACTATGAAGCCTTGTGTCCAGACAGCAATGACTTTTTCCACCTGCATCTGGCTCCCACATACGAAAAACTGTCATCTTACCTCAGCATAGACCTGATACCATATGGAAATGCTTAT tacagAGGCCAACATGATAATTATTCTTTCAACTGTCAACATGGACCTGAAGAATGCTACGGAAACATGGTTCAG ACATGTTATATTGAACTGGTGAACAACACTGAAAGTCAAATCAAGTTTGTAAACTGTGCTTTCGATGTTCGTTATCAGAGGAAAGTAATGGAAAGG TGTATTGAGGATCTTGACCTACGTCGCCAAGTCAAAAAATGCGTTACCAGTCCCATGGGAATGAATCTGGAATACCAAATGGCAAAGAAAACCGATGCACTCAATCCACCACACACTTTCATTCCTTGGATTACAGTTAGTgga AAAGGAAGTAATGAAATCAACAACAGGGCAACTGAAAACTTGATGTCAGTCGTTTGTGATGAACTCAAC GAGCCAAAGCCAGAAGCTTGCAGGAGAAACAAATGGAACATCTGGAAAACTTTCAGGAGCAACTActtataa